One stretch of Brettanomyces nanus chromosome 4, complete sequence DNA includes these proteins:
- a CDS encoding uncharacterized protein (BUSCO:EOG093422JV) — MSADMEIDSPHYTSAACLQDSNSAKLSDSPSSSSTMAELMGSPLFNASLKLKRSRSSMLGHHRSNSSLKRQPHTLAVLPFTDLEDKENYSTCFNQSQIFGKLSTINQPNASTLSPTAIASIAPAVPVVAMIPVGPVAPVASVAPSSSTFRKHVRKRSGTNFRSSFSYQHYHHHSRSNSTVSTTGSIFKIHSRSTSANSRGLQEALDLFTSTESNPTIPDPTFKVTPSFFDRQPSPEGPQLPPQSLSPETCAALDGHHGFQTGKSSYIPCFPMSSTPNLQSKSNPLDLIDLDDDPYDVMDDVEDEAIGDNQFGEAYGSPLQQRQQTRRRLELNARIKRNLHRATSLINCSPITTDGHNNDNHVGNSQFNFHQLGGPIEECEFESEARPRLTRSATTLTSADNEKQLQGNGNILNHGNSLLPHAPLRTFYPDGCTLPHITVDQFHDLLVEHQQKQGKLCNMFDEMVIVDCRFEYEFQGGHIEGAINVSSKSELEDAFFFESVIKCPPQEFTDRSHKLLVFHCEFSSHRGPLMANSLRNWDRCLNRENYPNLYYPDIVILEGGYKKYFDKFVSNNHSYVEMQDPQFRDECERGLDKLRRDNKLSLSRKSSISSSLDISLSRKSSYATFNSSVSSNSSNSSTSSSISNASSSLGLKRTCSASTTSTSSTLSSLDFGNSAKVDFLKLKRSLFGEDDTMDTSTAISGIPSPEFGIFGGFGNRKVDLDNLCSESPMGKRVTQPNPSPIFKQPMLPRRLSGSSRHRRAETISCFTYGMSGCPKTKKFERHIDTPITREHK; from the coding sequence ATGAGCGCTGATATGGAGATTGATTCTCCTCATTACACTAGCGCTGCTTGTCTCCAGGATTCGAATTCCGCTAAACTTTCTGACTCtccatcttcgtcttctacAATGGCAGAACTAATGGGTTCCCCTTTGTTCAATGCCTCTCTTAAACTGAAGCGTTCTAGATCGTCTATGTTGGGTCATCATCGCTCTaactcttctttgaagagacagCCTCATACTTTGGCTGTGCTTCCATTCACTGACCTcgaagataaagaaaactATTCTACCTGTTTCAATCAAAGCCAAATCTTCGGAAAGCTTTCAACCATCAACCAACCTAATGCTTCAACATTGAGTCCCACTGCTATCGCTTCAATTGCTCCTGCAGTTCCTGTGGTCGCGATGATTCCTGTGGGCCCTGTGGCCCCGGTGGCTTCTGTAGctccaagttcttccacctTCCGCAAGCATGTTAGGAAAAGATCTGGAACAAACTTTAGGTCATCCTTTTCCTACCAACATTATCACCATCATTCGAGATCTAACTCTACCGTTTCAACTACTGGCTCCATATTTAAGATCCATTCTCGGTCTACTTCAGCAAACAGTAGAGGCCTCCAAGAAGCTTTAGATCTTTTCACATCTACCGAATCAAATCCTACTATTCCAGATCCCACATTCAAAGTGACTCCCAGCTTCTTCGATAGGCAACCATCGCCAGAAGGTCCACAATTACCACCACAATCGTTATCTCCGGAGACATGTGCTGCTTTAGATGGCCACCATGGCTTCCAAACTGGGAAAAGTTCATATATTCCCTGTTTTCCAATGAGCTCCACTCCAAATCTACAATCCAAAAGCAATCCACTCGATCTAATTGACTTAGATGACGATCCATATGATGTCAtggatgatgttgaagatgaagctaTTGGCGATAACCAATTTGGAGAAGCTTATGGTTCTCCTTTGCAGCAGCGCCAGCAAACCAGAAGGAGGCTGGAGCTGAATGCTCGCATCAAAAGAAACCTTCACAGAGCCACTTCTCTCATTAATTGTTCTCCCATCACTACCGATGGTCACAACAATGATAATCACGTTGGTAATAGCCAGTTTAATTTCCATCAACTCGGTGGACCTATCGAAGAGTGCGAATTCGAGTCGGAGGCCAGACCTAGGCTCACTAGATCGGCCACAACTCTAACCTCAGCGGACAATGAGAAACAACTCCAGGGCAACGGAAACATCCTGAACCATGGAAACTCTCTTCTCCCACATGCACCGCTTAGAACATTCTATCCTGATGGATGTACACTTCCTCATATCACAGTAGACCAGTTCCACGATCTTTTAGTGGAACATCAGCAAAAGCAAGGCAAACTTTGCAATATGTTTGATGAAATGGTTATTGTAGATTGTCGATTCGAATATGAATTTCAGGGAGGACACATTGAAGGTGCCATTAACGTTTCCTCCAAGAGCGAACTTGAAGACGCGTTCTTTTTTGAGAGTGTGATTAAATGCCCACCTCAGGAGTTTACTGATCGTAGTCATAAACTGTTGGTGTTTCACTGTGAATTCTCGTCGCACAGGGGCCCATTAATGGCCAATAGTCTTCGCAACTGGGACAGATGCCTGAACAGAGAGAATTACCCCAACCTATACTATCCGGACATTGTAATTCTCGAGGGAGGTTACAAGAAGTACTTCGATAAGTTTGTCTCCAACAACCATAGCTACGTGGAGATGCAAGATCCTCAGTTTAGGGATGAGTGCGAGAGAGGATTGGACAAGCTAAGACGCGATAATAAGTTGAGTCTTAGCCGCAAGAGTTCGATTTCGTCTTCACTCGACATTAGTCTCAGCCGAAAGAGTTCTTACGCTACTTTCAACTCATCTGTTAGCAGTAACAGCAGCAACTCGAGTACATCAAGCTCGATTAGTAATGCCTCTTCTAGCCTGGgcttgaaaagaacttgCTCAGCTTCTACTacttcaacctcttctacATTATCATCTCTTGATTTTGGGAACAGTGCTAAAGTGGACtttttgaagctgaagagATCGTTGTTTGGTGAGGATGATACTATGGACACCAGCACAGCAATTTCTGGTATTCCATCACCGGAGTTTGGAATATTCGGAGGGTTTGGCAACCGGAAAGTTGACTTAGATAACCTCTGCAGCGAGTCCCCAATGGGCAAACGCGTGACGCAACCAAACCCAAGTCCCATCTTTAAGCAGCCTATGCTTCCACGTCGACTCTCGGGAAGTTCGCGCCATCGTCGTGCCGAGACCATCAGTTGCTTTACATATGGCATGAGCGGTTGCCCGAAAACGAAGAAGTTCGAGAGACATATAGATACACCGATTACGAGGGAACATAAGTAA
- a CDS encoding uncharacterized protein (EggNog:ENOG41), which produces MDDSQLVYLIIFSTLITLLLVTSFCFLVYAVFFRDSLMSSYEDESVCIPDSLQIANTNYDRPDLYDSLSTIEKIRFKLARKFYEYNKPVLNYVSFLSYDEIDATYLLIRDRGIRSFYFETFHDQLTDLIQDVEDEEREIEETDVNVATADDSHASTTTVTECSPLLAPQAPGTSLKQSYTSVNQKTKPLNYRQLQFSKTPFIVQELTEVTFLTSRMSSTIMNIPLPYKNRKNDTIYFETKLYDFNPKTTIAIGLVTKPYPNFQLPGMSAYSVAVQSDGTVRRNNMPYLDDGDLPVIMPQLLEGDVIGIGYRSITGAVFITHNGKSILEIVKRLKVELYPCIGSVGGACKVTVNLGQLGFVFIEANVKKLGFCENQNEGTIGAPPSYSNMLLSKDPLLDKGEELPPEYPEEEQTFFGPKPILKKSERVGSSKMEECEKAATRVDATNSLEGSGESKRGQSRSKSNTPESDPPSYRLKEKEESMQDMPTETRSSPMDSAEYERKVNSFRPSPGAGGIPGDSATQAKSSGRGRATMGTVITGDEAANVSSSSKSISPECAESPSGAHVKQVHKKKKHRQRKRKRKNTATFQL; this is translated from the coding sequence ATGGATGATTCCCAACTAGTGTACTTGATCATATTCAGTACGCTGATTACGCTACTGTTGGTGACGTCATTTTGCTTCTTAGTATACGCAGTGTTTTTTAGAGACTCTTTGATGTCTTCTTATGAGGACGAGTCTGTTTGCATTCCCGACTCTTTACAGATTGCTAATACCAACTATGATCGTCCTGATCTTTACGATTCTCTTTCGACAATTGAAAAGATTCGATTCAAGTTGGCACGCAAGTTCTACGAGTACAATAAACCTGTACTTAACTATGTGAGTTTTCTTTCCTACgatgagattgatgctACGTATTTGTTGATCAGAGATAGGGGAATCCGATCCTTCTACTTTGAAACTTTTCACGATCAACTTACTGATTTAATACAGGATGTTGAGGATGAGGAGAGGGAGATAGAGGAAACTGATGTCAATGTTGCTACTGCAGACGATAGCCATGCTTCCACTACTACTGTAACAGAATGCAGTCCTCTACTTGCACCACAAGCTCCTGGTACCTCTCTCAAACAATCATATACGTCTGTTAACCAGAAAACAAAACCTCTTAATTATCGCCAGCTACAGTTCAGCAAGACGCCATTTATAGTGCAGGAACTCACAGAGGTTACTTTCCTTACGTCTCGAATGTCCTCTACCATTATGAACATTCCTTTGCCTTACAAAAACCGGAAAAATGATACCATCTATTTTGAGACGAAACTATATGATTTCAATCCGAAAACTACTATAGCCATTGGTTTGGTCACGAAGCCATATCCGAACTTTCAACTTCCTGGCATGTCAGCTTACTCTGTGGCCGTGCAAAGTGATGGAACCGTTCGGAGGAACAACATGCCATATTTGGATGATGGAGATCTTCCCGTGATTATGCCGCAACTGTTGGAGGGTGATGTGATTGGCATAGGTTATCGGTCTATCACAGGTGCTGTGTTCATTACACACAACGGTAAAAGCATTCTTGAGATTGTGAAGCGTCTCAAAGTGGAGTTGTATCCGTGTATTGGATCAGTTGGGGGTGCCTGCAAGGTGACTGTTAACTTGGGTCAGTTGGGATTTGTATTTATTGAAGCTAatgtgaagaagttgggaTTTTGTGAAAACCAGAATGAGGGTACCATTGGTGCTCCGCCAAGCTATTCAAATATGCTGCTTTCGAAAGATCCACTATTAGataaaggagaagagcTACCACCTGAATATCCGGAAGAGGAGCAGACATTCTTTGGACCTAAACCGATTTTAAAGAAGAGTGAAAGAGTAGGAAGTtcaaagatggaagagTGTGAAAAGGCTGCTACAAGGGTAGATGCAACAAATTCGCTGGAAGGTTCTGGAGAGTCTAAGAGAGGGCAATCGCGGTCGAAATCAAACACTCCAGAATCGGATCCACCTTCTTACCgtttgaaagagaaggaggaatcAATGCAAGATATGCCTACCGAGACCCGAAGCTCGCCGATGGACTCTGCAGAGTATGAGAGGAAAGTGAACAGTTTTCGACCCTCTCCAGGTGCTGGAGGAATTCCCGGTGATAGCGCAACACAAGCGAAATCTAGCGGAAGAGGAAGAGCTACAATGGGGACAGTGATTACTGGTGATGAAGCCGCAAATGTCAGTTCAAGCTCGAAATCCATTTCACCTGAATGTGCAGAATCGCCTTCAGGTGCGCACGTAAAGCAAGTtcacaagaagaaaaagcacagacagagaaagagaaagagaaagaacacAGCAACATTTCAGTTATGA
- a CDS encoding uncharacterized protein (BUSCO:EOG0934419H), whose protein sequence is MLTAVCGSLRRNFSVSSRSLLPAVKSKKELDAKKAKDKRLERREAKRRLNAKKPSYVSPLFMDISSALRYLRAAEVGRPVGEASISLQTAILSERGTAPLQGSVRFPKPLKETRILCLSLDPVKRQEALDAGATAVNDTLFVDSVAEGKPIDLNYDKFIATPDIEPMLRKIARILGPKGLMPSAKRGTVTEDVGDLISSALGSQPFRERNSNVSLTVARCDFLDEDVVKNIVATSKAIKDVISKIKAKKPIVVGNTVLSSTHGPGIVINF, encoded by the exons ATGTTA ACTGCCGTTTGCGGTAGTTTACGAAGAAATTTCAGTGTTAGTAGTAGGTCACTGCTACCAGCAGTTAAGTCTAAGAAGGAGTTAGATGCTAAGAAAGCCAAGGACAAGAGACtcgaaagaagagaagcaaagagaagattgaatGCTAAGAAGCCATCCTACGTATCTCCTTTATTTATGGACATTTCCAGTGCTCTAAGGTATCTGAGGGCTGCGGAGGTGGGGAGGCCAGTTGGAGAGGCTTCgatatctcttcaaacaGCCATATTGAGTGAAAGAGGTACCGCACCATTACAAGGATCGGTTAGATTTCCGAAACCTTTAAAAGAGACTCGCATTTTATGTCTTTCCTTGGATCCTGTTAAGAGACAGGAAGCCTTGGATGCCGGTGCTACTGCTGTTAACGATACGCTTTTTGTGGATTCTGTGGCTGAGGGTAAACCGATCGATTTGAACTATGATAAATTTATAGCCACGCCAGATATCGAGCCGATGTTGAGGAAAATTGCACGTATATTGGGTCCTAAAGGTCTTATGCCTTCTGCTAAAAGAGGTACAGTGACCGAAGATGTTGGTGATTTAATCTCCAGTGCTTTGGGTAGCCAACCTTTTAGAGAGAGAAACAGTAATGTCTCTCTGACCGTAGCAAGATGTGATTTCCTAGACGAAGATGTCGTCAAGAACATCGTTGCCACATCCAAGGCCATTAAGGACGTCATTTCCAAGATAAAGGCAAAAAAGCCTATTGTTGTTGGTAATACAGTACTATCTAGTACTCATGGTCCTGGTATAGTCATTAACTTCTGA
- a CDS encoding uncharacterized protein (BUSCO:EOG09342EQS) → MSLAFSAIRLATRPALRLPRIAALQYATRFYASKFPDHTVINMPALSPTMTEGNLVKWNKKEGDKLSTSDCIAEVETDKAQMDFEFQEDGWLAKILVPDNSEAVPVGKPIAVYVEEQEDVAAFKDYTAADAGNGDAVAPAAAEEAAPAAAPATAAPAASSAPAASPAATAAPTDRILASPYAKLLALEKGLSLKGVKGTGPNGRITAKDVDALAAKPAEAAPNGAAAAAASFEDIPLTNMRKTISKRLTASKQTAPDYFVSSDISVGKLLKLRKSLNASADGRYKLSINDLVIKAVAKACQRVPEVNSSYLEEEGVIRQYNNVDISIAVATPTGLITPIVKNCETKGLERISIQVKELAQKAKDNKLMPEEFQGGTITISNLGMNHAVNQFTSILNPPQSGILAISTVQKRAVPDKASPFGFVFDDIMNISGTFDHRVVDGKKGGDYIKALKTIIENPLEMLL, encoded by the coding sequence atgtCGCTTGCTTTCTCTGCAATTAGGCTCGCCACTCGGCCTGCCCTGAGACTCCCACGTATTGCTGCTTTGCAGTATGCTACAAGATTTTATGCCTCAAAATTCCCTGACCATACCGTCATTAACATGCCTGCCCTTTCTCCAACCATGACTGAGGGTAACTTGGTCAAGTGGAACAAGAAGGAAGGTGATAAGTTGTCCACTAGTGACTGTATTGCTGAGGTTGAGACGGATAAAGCTCAAATGGACTTTGagttccaagaagatggttGGTTAGCCAAGATTCTTGTTCCTGATAACTCTGAGGCTGTTCCCGTCGGAAAGCCAATTGCTGTCTACGTTGAAGAGCAGGAAGATGTTGCTGCTTTCAAGGACTatactgctgctgatgcCGGTAACGGTGATGCTGTTGCCCCAGCCGCTGCTGAGGAAGCTGCACCTGCTGCCGCTCCAGCCACCGCTGCCCCAGCTGCTTCCTCTGCTCCAGCTGCCTCTCCAGCTGCTACTGCCGCTCCAACTGATCGTATCCTCGCCTCACCATACGCCAAATTGCTTGCCTTAGAAAAAGGCCTCTCTTTGAAGGGTGTTAAAGGTACCGGTCCAAATGGTAGAATCACTGCTAAGGATGTTGATGCTTTGGCCGCTAAGCCAGCCGAGGCCGCTCCAAATGGTGCAgctgctgccgctgctTCTTTCGAAGACATCCCATTGACCAACATGAGAAAGACTATTTCCAAGAGACTCACTGCATCCAAGCAGACTGCTCCTGACTACTTTGTCTCTTCCGACATTTCTGTTGGAAAGCTTTTGAAATTGAGAAAGTCTTTGAATGCTTCTGCAGATGGAAGATACAAGCTTTCCATCAATGATTTGGTGATCAAGGCTGTTGCCAAGGCTTGCCAAAGAGTTCCTGAGGTTAACTCCTCATacttggaagaggaaggtgTTATTAGACAATACAACAATGTCGACATCTCCATTGCTGTGGCAACTCCAACTGGTTTGATCACTCCAATCGTCAAGAACTGTGAAACCAAGGGATTGGAACGGATTTCAATCCAGGTGAAGGAGTTGGCTCAGAAAGCCAAGGATAACAAGTTGATGCCTGAAGAATTCCAGGGTGGCACTATCACCATCTCCAACTTGGGTATGAATCACGCCGTTAATCAATTTACCTCTATCTTGAATCCACCTCAATCAGGTATTTTGGCCATCTCTACTGTCCAGAAGAGAGCTGTGCCTGATAAGGCTTCTCCATTCGGATTCGTCTTTGACGATATCATGAATATTTCAGGTACTTTCGATCACAGAGTTGTTGATGGTAAGAAGGGTGGTGACTACATcaaggctttgaagacCATCATTGAGAACCCTCTAGAAATGTTGCtatga
- a CDS encoding uncharacterized protein (EggNog:ENOG41): protein MQGFGAKKYDLPAPYGLKPRKGKKHLKKMDKLAKNYFTTPQRKLIGYLLLLILAALLILQVVRIVKPNNADVAYELDGDTGDSGAVGIDENRQVLKEDIPVVQEKKNVVNLDALVFDEAELVKAAEKLNSKNSN, encoded by the coding sequence ATGCAAGGATTTGGTGCCAAGAAATACGATCTACCGGCTCCTTATGGACTCAAGCCTAGAAAGGGCAAGAAGCATCTTAAGAAAATGGATAAGCTGGCAAAGAACTACTTCACTACTCCGCAGAGAAAGCTTATCGGAtatttgcttcttttgattctgGCCGCTTTGTTAATACTGCAAGTTGTGCGTATTGTGAAGCCAAATAACGCTGATGTTGCATATGAGCTAGATGGTGATACTGGTGATTCTGGTGCTGTTGGAATCGATGAGAATCGTCAAGTGctaaaagaagatatcCCGGtggttcaagaaaagaagaatgtaGTTAATCTTGATGCCTTGGTTTTCGACGAAGCCGAATTGGTCAAAGCTGCCGAAAAGCTCAACAGCAAGAACAGCAACTGA
- the HHF1_2 gene encoding Histone H4 gives MSGRGKGGKGLGKGGAKRHRKILRDNIQGITKPAIRRLARRGGVKRISALIYEEVRAVLKSFLENVIRDAVTYTEHAKRKTVTSLDVVYALKRQGRTLYGFGG, from the coding sequence ATGTCTGGTAGAGGTAAAGGTGGAAAAGGATTAGGAAAAGGCGGTGCCAAAAGGCACAGAAAGATTCTTAGAGATAACATTCAGGGTATCACTAAGCCAGCAATCAGAAGATTGGCTAGAAGAGGTGGTGTTAAGAGAATCTCTGCATTGATTTATGAGGAAGTTAGAGCTGTTCTTAAATCATTCTTGGAGAATGTTATAAGAGATGCCGTTACTTATACTGAGCATgccaagagaaagactGTGACTTCCTTGGATGTCGTTTATGCTTTGAAAAGACAAGGAAGAACCTTGTATGGTTTCGGTGGTTGA
- a CDS encoding uncharacterized protein (EggNog:ENOG41) has translation MFATTYNFGQQIEQAQVQNEIHQSQQQQPMAPNYGPYGSYGFDSCGDPCESISSTYGFLPSSIAQGYPVPSQMNSSMSTSMGINGVPSHPVLAHYLPVQAAPSSLFGCNPYSSSMTYQKNDYMGFPVVPIPVVSAMPVIPTGAVLQAAPVVPVVAPDQLDVPQVTGGVSAVLDYDLEQMVKFVSWLSFGLLKRADSPTAGFHSTVKSVLSATRLPKSTIILALLYLSDKIEKCHETIIRDDNDEGTFQNLVVSLVLANKFNDDNTFRNKSWSDATGLPVALINKKEREWLAVVGWKLHYEEGYFCIEECWQTWCQKFSEVSSPSNSVSVSSPYSDAVTPPLDLTSSSSPLWFPQQQQQQQQLLPQYKCMGDDSVDYCALYQQMFKQQQQQQQQQQQQQQQQLQQQQFIASSLSAAPSISTAPSISTASSYSRLAAPSMMTTGNDNLSLKNPQFKVGLSFVAIIVSLMFVDAFKTSFPRELADDNAGIYAYGNSRAPITKTIGQSIWDVRSKKFYAQRNLYISGAVLFLLLVIYFDILLLESLVRNKDKLSSGLTVEGKARSESKSSSIEYEKLKQELGQKDVDLVTLKEQVKNLHKEYQRKADEEAGKDKSEVTQDTKKDA, from the exons ATGTTTGCTACCACTTACAACTTTGGTCAGCAGATTGAACAAGCTCAGGTCCAGAACGAGATCCATCAGagtcaacaacaacagccCATGGCTCCTAATTATGGTCCATACGGTTCGTATGGATTCGATTCTTGTGGTGACCCGTGTGAGTCGATCTCTTCGACTTACGGCTTTTTGCCTTCCAGCATTGCCCAGGGTTATCCGGTTCCTTCTCAGATGAATTCCTCGATGTCCACGTCTATGGGTATTAATGGGGTGCCTTCGCATCCTGTGCTGGCACATTATCTGCCTGTTCAGGCTGCTCCAAGCTCTTTGTTTGGTTGCAATCCGTATAGCTCTAGCATGACTTATCAGAAGAATGACTACATGGGTTTTCCTGTGGTGCCTATTCCAGTGGTGTCGGCAATGCCGGTTATTCCAACTGGGGCTGTACTTCAGGCTGCACCTGTGGTTCCAGTTGTTGCTCCAGATCAGCTTGATGTTCCTCAGGTTACTGGTGGCGTCTCTGCTGTTCTGGACTATGACTTGGAGCAAATGGTTAAGTTTGTCTCGTGGCTTTCATTTGGTCTACTTAAACGAGCAGACAGTCCAACGGCAGGCTTCCATTCAACTGTGAAGTCGGTTCTTTCGGCAACAAGGTTGCCCAAGTCCACTATCATTTTGGCTCTCTTGTATCTCTCCGATAAAATAGAGAAGTGTCACGAGACCATTATTAGAGATGATAACGATGAAGGTACCTTCCAAAACTTGGTGGTTTCTCTGGTTCTCGCCAATAAATTCAATGATGACAACACTTTCCGTAACAAGTCTTGGTCTGATGCTACAGGGCTTCCTGTGGCTTTGATCAACAAAAAGGAGAGAGAATGGTTGGCTGTCGTTGGTTGGAAGCTACATTATGAGGAAGGATACTTCTGTATTGAAGAGTGTTGGCAGACCTGGTGCCAGAAGTTTAGTGAGGTTTCGTCTCCTTCGAACTCGGTTTCCGTTTCGTCTCCTTATTCTGATGCTGTGACCCCTCCACTCGATCTTACTTCATCGTCTTCTCCTCTGTGGTTCcctcaacaacaacaacaacaacaacagttGCTACCTCAGTACAAGTGTATGGGTGACGACTCTGTTGATTACTGCGCTCTTTATCAGCAGATGTTtaaacagcagcagcagcagcagcagcagcagcagcagcagcagcaacagcagctacaacaacagcaatttattgcttcttctctttctgctgCTCCTTCTATCTCTACTGCTCCTTCTATTtctactgcttcttcctaCTCCAGATTAGCCGCCCCTTCGATGATGACCACCGGAAATGACAATCT CTCTTTAAAAAACCCTCAGTTCAAGGTGGGACTAAGTTTCGTTGCTATCATTGTGTCTCTCATGTTTGTGGATGCTTTCAAGACATCATTTCCGAGGGAATTGGCAGACGATAATGCAGGCATTTACGCTTATGGTAACTCCAGAGCTCCTATAACCAAGACAATTGGCCAATCCATTTGGGATGTCAGATCTAAGAAATTCTATGCACAGAGAAACCTGTACATCAGTGGAGCAGTTCTAtttttgttgttggtgATTTACTTTGATATTTTACTTCTCGAATCTCTCGTCAGAAACAAAGATAAGCTTTCTTCTGGATTGACTGTGGAGGGCAAGGCCAGATCCGAATCCAAAAGTAGCTCAATCGAGtatgaaaagttgaagcagGAACTTGGGCAGAAAGATGTCGATTTGGTGACGCTAAAGGAACAGGTGAAAAATCTACACAAGGAATATCAACGTAAAGCCGATGAAGAGGCAGGCAAGGATAAATCTGAGGTAACACAGGATACTAAGAAAGATGCTTAA
- a CDS encoding uncharacterized protein (EggNog:ENOG41) produces the protein MGLGRASKAKKQKKEKSPVKEVEDDTDTEDFLTVPLEVGADADDPLSQLSALWKTWLLSDRENELILNGVVNECDRLMRLAAEGGKEKDGETNVKRSPELYAIFGLALADSARFHTEDDENSGTAVKDYFDNAMGRVDNGLDKFGESGLLKFAKSSILMNRIPLEYISHMSFESKSNEYPDVTELLDDALELYREGSKDENVKLGQELWIFEILEAFNDLQEIVRNFGRDQSEEIDSEEEVEEEEMEESGQIVSLLDEHHPLYKLIGKLEKPDYGEFFKDQVSNYLKHTENNKQLKRKVAGKLGLWYLSKAEQAATKYGSGGKAESMDAAIGIIKTCIKHLKEAWSDEDPDSWVDLAEAQITYANLLPVDSKEQEHLYELAEKSLKKANNATHGKYTDILESLHD, from the exons ATGG GATTAGGCAGAGCTTCAAAGGCcaagaagcaaaagaaagaaaaatcacctgtcaaagaagtggaagatgatacGGATACAGAAGATTTTCTTACAGTTCCATTAGAGGTAGGAGCAGATGCCGATGATCCATTGTCGCAGCTATCTGCTCTTTGGAAGACTTGGCTATTATCAGACAGAGAAAACGAGTTAATATTGAACGGTGTCGTTAATGAGTGTGATAGATTGATGAGACTGGCTGCGGAGGGgggaaaggaaaaagatgGAGAGACAAATGTGAAGCGTTCTCCCGAACTCTATGCCATATTTGGATTAGCATTGGCCGATTCGGCGCGCTTCCACACAGAGGATGACGAAAATAGTGGAACCGCGGTCAAGGACTACTTTGATAATGCCATGGGAAGAGTCGACAACGGGTTGGATAAATTCGGCGAGAGCGGGTTGTTGAAGTTTGCTAAATCTAGTATTCTAATGAACAGAATTCCGCTTGAATACATTTCACACATGAGTTTTGAATCGAAATCTAATGAATATCCGGATGTGACTGAATTATTGGATGATGCTTTAGAATTATatagagaaggaagcaAGGACGAGAATGTTAAACTTGGCCAAGAACTGTGGATATTCGAGATTTTAGAGGCATTTAACGATTTGCAAGAAATTGTCCGGAATTTTGGTAGAGATCAATCTGAAGAGATCGATagcgaagaagaggttgaagaggaggaaatGGAGGAATCTGGTCAGATCGTTAGTTTACTGGATGAACATCATCCATTGTACAAGTTAATTGGCAAATTGGAGAAACCTGACTACGGAGAGTTCTTTAAAGATCAAGTGAGTAACTATTTGAAACATACCGAGAATAATAAGCAGTTGAAGCGCAAGGTGGCCGGTAAGTTGGGATTGTGGTACTTATCAAAAGCGGAACAAGCTGCCACCAAATATGGAAGTGGAGGAAAAGCGGAATCGATGGATGCGGCTATAGGTATAATTAAAACCTGCATTAAAcatttgaaagaagcatgGAGTGATGAAGACCCTGATAGTTGGGTGGATTTAGCAGAGGCCCAGATTACATACGCGAATTTACTACCAGTGGATAGTAAAGAGCAGGAACATCTGTATGAATTGGCGGAGAAGAGCTTAAAGAAGGCCAACAATGCAACGCATGGAAAATATACCGATATTTTGGAAAGTCTACATGATTGA
- a CDS encoding uncharacterized protein (MEROPS:MER0000598): protein MLPPAFKYTLKQSLVFLSWIPVLYVINEHVAYVGIVDGVSMKPTLNPESNGAKLDHVFLWKWNCKNINSLKVNDVIFLRSPINAETVYVKRIKAKQGDLVVPRYPDTRSRVLVPVNHLWVEGDNVHSIDSNTYGPISTGLVVGKAVYIIWPWTRCGPIPNGGRECRQSRLRNEIPSEMIQLDRK from the coding sequence ATGCTTCCTCCTGCGTTCAAATATACTCTCAAGCAAAGCCTCGTCTTTCTTTCGTGGATTCCCGTCCTATATGTTATTAACGAACATGTCGCATATGTGGGTATAGTAGACGGGGTCTCTATGAAACCCACACTCAATCCAGAATCCAACGGTGCAAAGTTGGATCATGTGTTTTTATGGAAGTGGAATTGCAAAAACATCAACAGCTTAAAAGTCAACGATGTTATCTTTCTCAGATCACCAATCAATGCCGAGACTGTCTATGTTAAGCGAATCAAGGCCAAGCAAGGCGACCTTGTGGTACCCCGATACCCCGATACCCGTTCCAGGGTCTTGGTTCCTGTGAACCATCTTTGGGTCGAAGGAGATAACGTGCATTCAATCGATTCAAACACTTATGGGCCTATCTCTACTGGTCTTGTGGTAGGTAAAGCTGTATACATAATATGGCCCTGGACTAGGTGTGGACCTATTCCAAATGGAGGCAGGGAATGTCGTCAGAGTCGGCTAAGAAATGAAATTCCCTCCGAGATGATCCAGCTAGACCGTAAATAG